A window of Dorea formicigenerans contains these coding sequences:
- a CDS encoding NCS1 family transporter has product MSDVNKEVKQEETNSLAPIPEKDRIMGWGSNTMLWLGGCISIGTLAMGSAQMEAGLNLLQLFLAVAIGSMILVVGIAMNDQFSYKTGAPYAVQLRSAFGTKGNKIPSLIRGLPAIVWYGYQTWLGGAAINNISKALFGYDNIWLFFILFQIIQILLSIKGFQGAKWVGNIGGVVISLAMIYLLFLCITQYGDVVSEKLINKSGTWGMPFIAAIIAFFGNSTTVMLNAGDYSREMKGGYSTVKRGSSYFLSMVPATVLLGVIGAMASTATGKANPINAFADMVDNKVVMIVTLGFIIFAQLTTNLASNVIPPAYAFMDAFKMKHKTAVILIGILAVCTCPWILTSDSSAAGLALFSKIYTAFFGPIFAVLITDFFILHKRKITPEYLDDLYDDNGNHAGVNWAAILAIAIGAVIGLLNVNISFFTATIPTGLVYYFGMKYMKSCKNFRKGTTLENK; this is encoded by the coding sequence ATGAGTGATGTAAACAAAGAAGTAAAACAGGAAGAAACAAACTCCCTTGCGCCAATTCCTGAGAAAGATCGAATCATGGGCTGGGGATCCAACACAATGCTTTGGCTCGGTGGATGTATTTCTATCGGAACATTAGCAATGGGATCTGCACAGATGGAAGCAGGACTGAACCTGTTGCAGTTATTCCTCGCAGTAGCAATTGGATCTATGATCCTCGTTGTAGGTATCGCAATGAATGACCAGTTTAGTTACAAGACTGGTGCACCGTATGCAGTTCAGCTTAGAAGTGCATTTGGAACAAAAGGTAACAAAATTCCAAGTTTGATTCGAGGACTTCCGGCTATCGTATGGTACGGTTATCAGACATGGCTTGGAGGAGCAGCAATCAACAATATTTCAAAAGCATTATTTGGATATGATAATATCTGGTTATTCTTCATTTTATTCCAGATTATCCAGATCCTGTTATCAATCAAAGGATTCCAAGGTGCAAAATGGGTTGGAAATATCGGAGGAGTTGTTATTTCTCTGGCTATGATTTACCTGTTATTCCTTTGCATTACACAGTATGGCGATGTTGTAAGTGAGAAACTGATCAATAAGTCTGGAACATGGGGAATGCCATTTATCGCAGCAATCATTGCATTCTTTGGTAACAGTACTACAGTTATGCTGAATGCTGGTGACTATTCCCGTGAGATGAAAGGTGGATATTCTACAGTGAAACGTGGAAGTTCTTACTTCTTATCTATGGTACCAGCTACTGTACTTCTTGGAGTTATCGGTGCTATGGCATCTACAGCAACTGGAAAAGCAAACCCAATCAATGCTTTTGCCGATATGGTAGACAACAAAGTCGTAATGATCGTAACACTTGGATTCATCATCTTTGCACAGCTTACAACAAACCTTGCAAGTAATGTAATTCCACCTGCATACGCATTTATGGATGCATTCAAGATGAAACATAAGACAGCAGTTATCTTAATCGGTATCCTGGCAGTATGTACTTGCCCATGGATCCTGACAAGTGACAGCTCAGCAGCAGGACTTGCATTATTCAGTAAGATTTACACTGCATTCTTCGGACCAATCTTTGCAGTATTGATTACAGATTTCTTCATTCTTCATAAGAGAAAAATCACACCAGAGTATCTGGATGATCTCTATGATGATAATGGAAATCATGCAGGTGTCAACTGGGCAGCAATTCTTGCAATTGCAATCGGAGCTGTGATCGGACTTCTGAATGTAAATATTTCATTCTTTACAGCAACAATTCCTACAGGACTTGTTTACTACTTTGGAATGAAATATATGAAGAGTTGTAAGAATTTCAGAAAAGGAACAACACTGGAAAATAAGTAG